cacgatcacgcgatgacacgaagaaagacgaaggccaaatcccgaacaaaggatcgaaggctatgatgattagaggcccgttcatgcacatccaccctccaatgaagcccaaaggacaaagcccacaagataagatcaagatactttggggctaagcaaagcaaagagatatttaaggaaggattttccatcctatccttttcctcgaagaaatctcgaagatgacgacgtctaatggggtgcaatcgtgaaaggcataaactctagaagattccaggaggcttggggagaaagaaggacacGAGACGACGAAGtaatgagccaggccggccagcctaggcccattgggccggccggcccagcccttttttaggtcggttcggcctccccttttgcctagggtttcctgaggctatttaaagacccctccccaaggttcacgcggagatcaattcgggagacgacgccaaggagcagagaagatagagggacacctctcggagagccgagggtcgtgctagttgtctagggtttgccctagccgacgtgggaaccttgcaaggaagaccacgtcggagttctggagctaggatcatcaagatcaaggtagggccccggttgtgatcttgtgatgtacaatcattcatggtgaagttatttgtgattctgaatgtttagcgaccatgttctctctttcgatttcgttcttttctttgggtttgcttcatcctagatctattatcgagatagatcgcttagcatgatcttgtagtcatggtggctagaggttcatggaggaactaccaaagggggttcgacttgcttcagggtatttcgttcaaaaggggggcgtcgtgaccggccgtctccacagagtaggcagagtatcgagggatcggattggagattttgggtttaaagaggcttttcattgagattcacatctatcttacttcactacatctagctggaactacaacatatgcatgatctaggtgatctagattggttatctctaactttctctcgctaccttcggtgtttgttgtttttagtagattagattcgttttcaccatctcaacacaaatgaatctctatgctagtagattgtttcttgtctctttggttccgtggattgataaatcttgggggaatactctgagggaaaagctacacgaaaccgtgcgcttgcggtatataaatcgggggcgctaaggagcgtcaacaatggtcctcctcggcgtagTGGTAGGCAAGATTCTAGGGCGCGCCATGTAGGTGGAGGATAGGGAAACGGTGGtgattaccgtgctccagcgggtggtcgctttgccggtcgtgctcctggtcgtcctcagcacggctatggaccacgggaccgaggccttggaggaggttacgatgcaccatgctttcctcgcggtggtggtcgtcagcctcgcggtagacgggacgggggatacgcttttcctgattttgctaacccttctatagagcaaatggctcgacactggtttgcttcacactttgctaaccccagtgttgagacatttgctcaccctttgtctcactactgatgtgcaggttggaggcttggagaacaggtggatcatggactccggttattcgcgccatatgaccgggaatgacaaatggttctccagcctcaccccgatgcgctcaaaggagtaccttgtgttcggggacaatggaagaggaaaggttcATGGAATTGGCGCTGTTCGTGTTTCTGAtcactttaccctgagagaagtggctttggttttgaaccttgggttcaatttgctctctgtttcgcaacttcttgatgaggggtttgaagtttgcttcaaggagggttgttctcgtgtttcagattccagaggagatttggtttgccggattttacctcgcgatcggattttcttggttgatttcTCTGGAACTTCCCATGGTCCTCCttattgcttgttggctggtccttcttctgatttgtgaaagtggcataggagacttgcacatttgagctttgacttgttgtcgagacttagctcacttggcctgatccgaggattgcccagattgaagtttgagaaggatcttgtttgccatctgtgtcgccacgggaagatggttgccaCCTCCCATCCTCCTGTTAATcaagtgatgaccactcaccctggagagttgctacatatggacactgttggtccttctcgggtgatgtctgttggtgggaagtggtatgttcttgtgatagtggatgacttttctcgctattcttgggtatttttcatgagaaccaaggatgaggctttcgagtttgtttgagacttgatcttgaggttgaagaATGAGCTACCCCatgccatgagagcgattcgcagtgacaatggcacagaattcaaaaatgctcattttgacaccttttgaAGTGATCAAGAtcttgaacaccagtactcTTCCcgctacactccacagcagaatggggttgtagagcggaagaatcggacactggttgagatggctaggacgatgctcgatgagcataggactcctagaaagtactgggctgaggcggttaataccacttgttatgtgtccaatcgtattttcttgcgtgctttcatgcacaagacttcttatgagttgtgatttggacgccagccccgtgttgaccatctcagagttttcggttgccgatgttttgtgctgaaagaagaaaaatttgataagtttgagtctcgatcgTCTGACGCGATTtttatcggttatgcttctcactctagagcttaccgtgtgctaattattgatactaacattgttagagagacttgtgatgtcactttcgacgagactgcaccgtgcaatgcttctgtctttgaagttgcaggagatgatgagctcggcacctccatctttgaagatgaggaggaagaagctacagagggtgatgctgaggctaccacacgtgctgtggacccagccgcctccgccacgagctcagatgatgatgacggccccgacccgactacatcTACTTCCCGAGGGCCGATCGaacaggtgactcagccttcctGAGCTGCATCTGAGTAGACAGCAGCTTtgattgaggaggaggcgacttcgacaagggaagcaccgcgacacattcagcgtcgtcatccacctcaacagatgctaggtgacctcaatgagcgagtcacacggtccaagataacaagtatcgctggctttgctaactcggcgtttgttgcctctttcgagcccaaagatgttggacacgcactttctgactccaactgggtcaatgccatgcatgaggaactcgaaaattttgaaaggaatcaggtttgggttttggttgagcctccgcctgcgcgtaaccccattggaaccaagtgggttttcaagaacaagcaaggtgaagatgggttggtagtgcggaacaaggctcgacttgtagcccaggggttttgccaaaaggaagggatagattatgaggaaacttttgccccggtagcacgcttagaagcgattcgaatttttcttgcatttgccgcttccaagggtttcaaagttttccaaatggatgtgaaatctgccttcttaaatggttttattgaagaggaagtttatgtgaaacaaccccctggttttgaaaatcccaagtttccaaaccgagtttacaaacttcagaaagctctttacggtttgaaacaggcgcctagagcttggtacgataggcttaaaaacttcttgcttgctcaaggttttaaaatgggatgtgttgataaaacattgttcctcatgcgctctggctctgactttttgttggttcagatatacgtggatgatatcatctttggtggttcttctcacgctcttgttttcaagttttctgagcagatgtccagggagttcgagatgagcatgatgggtgagctgcagttcttccttgggctgcagatcaagcaaacttcccagggcacgttcgtccatcaagccaagtacaccaaggacttgctgcggaagttcgacatgagtgacttgtctcctcagccgactccgatcagcacatcgacggcgcttgatgcggacttggacggcgaggcagtggaccagaaggagtaaaggagcatgatcggctccctcctgtacctgacggcgacgcggccggacattcagttcggtgtcggcctctgtgcgcggtatccggcttcgccgcgcacctcccacaagcaagtggtgaaacgcatcttcagatACCTCAAATTCACTCCTGAGttcggtctttggtattctgcggattcatcTCTTGTCTTGGTTGGCTTTTCGGATGCTGATTTTGGCGGGTGTCggctggatcgcaagtcgacttccgGCACTTGTCACTTTCTCGGTACATCGCTGGTTTCGTGGTCCTCTCGTAAGCAAGCTAGTGTAGCGCTTTCTaccacagaagccgaatacgTTGCCGCTGTTAGCTGCTGCTCTCAgattctttggatgaaacaaaccttgcaggattatagATTGAGTTTttgtagggttcccatctttgtagacaacatgtccgccattagcattgcaaagaaccatgtcttacactccagaaccaaacacatagatatacggttccacttcctgcaagataaccatgagagaggccacatagacatgatccatgtcccttcatagaggcaaaccgcagatatcctaaccaaaccacttgagcaggacacctttgctcgcttgcgaggggagcttggggtttgttaccccttttgatcgctgacttctcTTTGGTTAGTTTTttgtaggtctttgttttgTTTCTCTTCGCTTTATAGCTTCTGATAGATGCatttgcattgtacatgtttgcatttcgCATTGCTTCACTACActggcattcttgtatacactgttatgatcccctagtgcttgctagtatagtttcttagacttgatcatgtatagcttgctcttcagtatatgtcatatcaactgagttaagctattttgatttgaaaaactgaaaacatgatcaccctgtcttggctactggCATGTTAGGTTGTATTGATACGCTTTGCTATCCTATTCATGCCAGTGTGGCTTTTTAATCTTTGACATGAGCTAAAATTGttaaaattatttaatatatgtctgaaatggaatgaaaagatccaggtgggattgcttgtcgcactgatcgagctttcgggatggctcacatagcactagtgagaactcgggcaaggctgtgcatgactaaagcgagtgctttaagcttctgactgcccttggcataggcttggtctcgctgctaagtaaagcatgacaaactttcaacccctggcagaaTCACTTACTTGATATAACATGTTACCTTCTCGTTCAAATGCAAGTCTTGAGATGCAGAATTGATTCATGATAAAATATATTGGCTGCTTTGTATCACCCTGTGTGAGTTTGGTAAGCACTGCTTTCTTTCTCCTACTtgctgttgctagatcatgggtgatgcttttatttttgctgaactgaacttgctagctctagacttgattgatataccctgttgagctagatttaGTTCCAGTTTATGAAGCACACATGCCTGTCACTAGATGATCATATCTTTGTATGCCTGAATATTTCACTTACACCCTCTGCACGAAATTTAGGCatattttaggcttgatgtgtgcatgtgccaacaagggggagaatttttgggagaagtgatcgaacaagggggagacttgagacttgtttgatttttgaaaaacttgttgcgcacagggctttgagagtgcatcattttgggagagttgcacttgtgggAGGGAAAGGCTTTGCATGGGGAGTGTCTGCTTTGTTTTTGGCTCCTGATTTTTCCTCGCTTTCCCTCCGCTTCTTGCATGACTTCGTCGAgctttacctctgtctttgaggagtcatgttttgacttttgatcgattgcgtcgagccattgtccttgtcttagggaatcgatctttgcttgagtaagtgactgttcttgcctttctgagttttttgtcacttgcttgagttcttcactttcttcttgCTACTTTTTACTTTTCACTTCTCTGGTTataggtggtgtgttgacaatgcactcatcaagggggagattgaggaatgagcagtactcactcctAACTGtaatgagtgaattgtcaaccgtgcggtgtgatcgtgtacttggtctttggttgcaggtacacgggcgtcgagtgtcgacggagagctgccgtggaggtgctgtggccgatggaccgtgaggtggacggtggtgaagggcagccgggaccggagctcggaccgggcggcagctgtggcgtccactcctgcaTCGAGTGCGCAAGCAtcggtggatggcgggtttcttggtttgcgccacaaaaccaagctggcggacggcggttgaagacgccaaatcgtggaggcacggccgtcagtctcgggactggcggaggaacgggcgtcgacggcgtctcgggcctcgctgcgggcgagcaggtgacgggcatcgggcggcgtctagggccgtcagaaggccgaggcgggaacggcgtctagggccacggcgtagAGGcgagaatcttcccgcgcgtggagttttggcggttttctcaaaaccggccacctacccgggtttcgcggaccctccaaaaccgcggaccggatcttcatcgatgtggcggcatcgtggagaagacttcatttcgaagaaagaacctcagccgtcagatgagatcgtgtacagggttCTGCagcgccgaccggtcagaccggtccctaggaccggtctgaccggtctgggcgcgGCTGGGGTATTTAAGTCCCCTCTCACCTGCCCGTGGgagttgagtctcttgagtccttttctgttttctccttccccttcctcctgttccaggttagggccaaggtctccaacgcaaaggAGGATTAggttatagctaatctctccaAACAAGAGGGTGGATGGTAGGGTGGTAGgctctagctttgtataggtgatGACCTCTGAAATTCTTGAATGAAATCGTGTTAAGTTCATCACTTGTGTGCTGGAATTTCGTCCTTCCCTTTTTCCCTTCTCAAGGTTTGCGTTTTCGGCtcgaattctcctcttttggtgtgttttgtgtttgaaGGAGAAAAGCCCTTCGATTCGTGTTTTTCTGAACTtgttgtgacgattctaatccatctagcctagtgccaaatcccctggaatcgcgagttctcacgaattggagtttttcatgttcttgagtaaaccccaatccactttgatcttccctcgaattctcaagttcctctaatcttttgggagagatctcttggggatatgttcacgggacagttgtgaaggtatcctccaagtttcgttggatttggactttgtttgctcaagattcaacatttgaagCCTTGTTCACGGGCTCTCTaggagcaaccggtctgaccggtgtcgaccaccggtcagaccggtccgaccggtctgaccggggtgctgcaccggtccgaccggtctgaccggggtgctacaccggtctgaccggtccctggctgTGAGGTTTGCAGATTTTCTCGATCGCTTCTGTGTTTTCTCTCGCTCGTTCCTAGGGTctatttgtgttggtttagctcttccatagctattccacacTTCACCTAGAACTCTAGGGGTTGGGTGCGCAATTGGGAGATAGGCCGTACTTTTGCTTCGGCGAaaattttaatcggctcccattcacccccctctggtcgccttttcggtccctcaacaACCTTTGAAGAAGGCATCCGACCAATGCTCTGGCTTCCTTGCAATGATCCAGTCAGCAGCTTCACTGGATATATTCCTTATGCTTTCAATAGACACATTAAAATCCTTGCTGTTGCATGCTTGGGCTGCACTAGTAAAATTCTCCACCATCCCCTCCCTTATTTGTTGTGACCACGGTCCTTTCCTCAGCTCTCCTTTGAATTCCTCCATGATATGATGCAAACAGAAGGCATGCTGGCTATTCTCAAACACTTGAGAGACAGCAGCATCCAGACCCTTTTGTCCACTGGACAAGAATGTCATGGCATGGCAAGGGTAGTTGTGAGTTTCGAGAGCCATTTTCAGCTGCATTAAGAACCAACCCCAACTATCATAATTTAAATCTTCAACCACATTAAATGCCACCGGAAATACACCATCATCTGCATCAACTGCAGCAGCCACAAGCAACCTGAACTCGTTTATCGCTTTCAGTGGGACCTTGTCCAGAAATAAGAGAGGTCTGCAGCCATTTACAAAGCCATGCAAACAAGCATGGAATGTAACGAAAAAGCGACGGAATTTGGTATCCAACACTGGAGACAAAACACTTATACTCCCTGGGTTGGTCTCTTCAAGCCTCTGACAATACAAGGGTAAATGACTATAAGTCTCCCTGATGGCGTGATACAGCTCTTTCTGCGCTACTTCTTTACCTCGCCAAACCTTTGAATATGTTAGTGTAACTCCGTACTCTTCATATAATTCCTTTACAAGGTCCTTTGGCTTAAACATTGGGTTCTGATGCAATTTCTCCTTAATGATAGTAGTCAGCCATTGCCTTGTTGCTCGACGCTGACCATCTCCACTTCCTCCTCCACAAGTATGTTCATCTGTCATTTTCTTGATAACAAATTTCTTGTTACGAGATGATTCGGATGCATGCAACCTCCAGGTGCAACCCCCCTCCGCAGCACATTTTACAGTGACACGAGTGGTTTCATTTTTTATGAATCGGTATACAAATCCTTTCACAATGGCATATTTGCACAACTGAGCACGGAAGTCCTTCACATTATCAAATTCTTGACCAACTCCTTTGATAATGTCATCCCACAACACAATAGGATTGTTAAGTCCCTGGGGAGGCTCTTCCATGATGTCAGAACCAACATAAGGATTGATTGCATCATCAAACATACTAACTGTTTCCCTGAAAAGATCATGACAAAATCTGTAAGAAATTTTTCCTGTTAAGCAA
The genomic region above belongs to Panicum virgatum strain AP13 chromosome 8N, P.virgatum_v5, whole genome shotgun sequence and contains:
- the LOC120684600 gene encoding uncharacterized protein LOC120684600 isoform X1; translated protein: MNAPGNAVLASTNNVGQPISVVTENEDNRVFQLEFGNDIAITTTTRAGGAFFTTDFLDQQNIALVDDIPRETVSMFDDAINPYVGSDIMEEPPQGLNNPIVLWDDIIKGVGQEFDNVKDFRAQLCKYAIVKGFVYRFIKNETTRVTVKCAAEGGCTWRLHASESSRNKKFVIKKMTDEHTCGGGSGDGQRRATRQWLTTIIKEKLHQNPMFKPKDLVKELYEEYGVTLTYSKVWRGKEVAQKELYHAIRETYSHLPLYCQRLEETNPGSISVLSPVLDTKFRRFFVTFHACLHGFVNGCRPLLFLDKVPLKAINEFRLLVAAAVDADDGVFPVAFNVVEDLNYDSWGWFLMQLKMALETHNYPCHAMTFLSSGQKGLDAAVSQVFENSQHAFCLHHIMEEFKGELRKGPWSQQIREGMVENFTSAAQACNSKDFNVSIESIRNISSEAADWIIARKPEHWSDAFFKGCRYDHFSLNVVDAFNSWIPTKKESSIVLMTDSLRMKIKW
- the LOC120684600 gene encoding uncharacterized protein LOC120684600 isoform X2: MFDDAINPYVGSDIMEEPPQGLNNPIVLWDDIIKGVGQEFDNVKDFRAQLCKYAIVKGFVYRFIKNETTRVTVKCAAEGGCTWRLHASESSRNKKFVIKKMTDEHTCGGGSGDGQRRATRQWLTTIIKEKLHQNPMFKPKDLVKELYEEYGVTLTYSKVWRGKEVAQKELYHAIRETYSHLPLYCQRLEETNPGSISVLSPVLDTKFRRFFVTFHACLHGFVNGCRPLLFLDKVPLKAINEFRLLVAAAVDADDGVFPVAFNVVEDLNYDSWGWFLMQLKMALETHNYPCHAMTFLSSGQKGLDAAVSQVFENSQHAFCLHHIMEEFKGELRKGPWSQQIREGMVENFTSAAQACNSKDFNVSIESIRNISSEAADWIIARKPEHWSDAFFKGCRYDHFSLNVVDAFNSWIPTKKESSIVLMTDSLRMKIKW